One segment of Ureibacillus thermophilus DNA contains the following:
- a CDS encoding TetR/AcrR family transcriptional regulator, which produces MTKKILIMEKAIELFSKNGVESTSIQDITNACGISKGAFYLSFKSKDDLLVEITNYFIKKIIAKQNEILNDSIPKENKITLFFFHSFKLLEDHYSFISMCMRENFQPMNNEVIKKIKELNSILDQSLLTIIQQTFGEKAEHFKYDLLLVVRGLLISYTEFITTRPQKYNLEHLANSLAEKVNIIVEYSNLHFVTEQMWNLIGSSNFDELISKEHILSLLEPLDGHYKENPLIDESIQLLIDEMKKENPRLAILTGLVSNLQKYEEFSLIVFLIKQYAANIQTVSIE; this is translated from the coding sequence GTGACAAAAAAAATTCTAATTATGGAGAAGGCTATTGAACTGTTTTCGAAAAACGGTGTGGAGTCTACTTCCATCCAAGATATAACCAATGCATGCGGCATTTCGAAAGGCGCCTTTTATCTCAGCTTTAAATCAAAAGATGATTTACTCGTGGAAATTACCAATTATTTTATTAAAAAAATCATTGCGAAACAGAATGAAATTTTAAATGACAGCATACCGAAAGAAAATAAAATCACGTTGTTCTTTTTTCACAGTTTTAAACTTTTAGAAGACCACTACTCCTTTATCTCCATGTGCATGCGGGAAAATTTTCAACCGATGAACAATGAAGTCATTAAAAAAATCAAAGAATTGAATTCCATTCTTGATCAATCGCTGCTGACGATTATCCAACAAACTTTTGGAGAAAAAGCGGAACATTTTAAGTATGATTTATTATTAGTTGTTCGTGGTTTATTAATTAGTTATACCGAATTTATTACGACTCGTCCACAAAAGTATAATTTAGAGCATTTAGCCAATAGCCTTGCAGAAAAAGTAAATATTATTGTAGAATACAGCAACCTTCATTTTGTGACGGAACAAATGTGGAATTTAATAGGTTCTTCCAATTTCGATGAACTGATTTCAAAAGAACATATTTTATCTTTGCTCGAACCATTAGATGGGCATTATAAGGAAAACCCGTTGATTGATGAATCCATTCAACTTTTAATAGATGAAATGAAGAAAGAAAATCCTAGATTGGCCATCTTAACTGGTCTTGTGTCCAATCTGCAGAAATATGAAGAATTTTCATTGATTGTATTTCTCATTAAACAATACGCAGCGAATATCCAAACGGTTTCAATCGAGTAG
- a CDS encoding dihydrolipoamide acetyltransferase family protein — MAFEFRMPDIGEGIHEGEIVKWFVKPGDEVKEDDILCEIQNDKAVVEIPSPVDGKVEEILVEEGKVAVVGDVLIRFDAPGYENMQFKGDVHVEEGTKKTEEQVQATAEDGKVENAKEETSLTAKEEVAARVIAMPSVRKFARENGVDIRKVKGTGKNGRILKEDVIQYMEGGQKAQEVPEVSSEKVEAAQESPKAPILEGDFPETREKISGIRKTIAKAMVHSKQTAPHVTLMDEVDVTNLVAHRKKFKDIAAEKGIKLTYLPYVVKALVAMLREFPEFNRSFDDATEEIIQKHYYNVGIAADTERGLLVPVIKHADKKSIFALAKEINELATKAREGKLAPNEMKGGSMSITNIGSAGGQWFTPVINYPEIAILGLGRISEKPIIKEGEIIAAPMLALSLSFDHRLIDGALAQNALNYLKQLISDPELLLMEA; from the coding sequence ATGGCGTTTGAGTTTCGTATGCCGGATATTGGCGAAGGAATTCATGAAGGCGAAATTGTCAAATGGTTCGTAAAACCTGGAGATGAAGTGAAAGAAGATGATATTTTATGTGAAATTCAAAACGATAAAGCAGTCGTTGAAATTCCTTCTCCAGTGGATGGGAAAGTAGAAGAAATTTTAGTGGAAGAAGGAAAAGTGGCAGTGGTTGGCGACGTGCTTATCCGCTTCGATGCACCAGGTTATGAAAATATGCAATTTAAAGGCGATGTGCATGTAGAAGAAGGAACGAAAAAAACAGAAGAACAAGTGCAAGCAACAGCGGAAGATGGAAAGGTAGAAAATGCAAAAGAAGAGACATCATTGACGGCTAAAGAAGAAGTGGCTGCCCGCGTCATTGCGATGCCTTCTGTTCGCAAATTTGCAAGAGAAAATGGTGTAGATATTCGCAAAGTGAAGGGAACTGGTAAAAACGGGCGCATTTTAAAAGAAGATGTGATTCAATACATGGAAGGCGGACAAAAAGCACAAGAAGTGCCGGAAGTGTCTTCAGAAAAAGTGGAAGCTGCGCAAGAATCACCAAAAGCTCCTATATTGGAAGGCGATTTTCCAGAAACGAGAGAAAAAATTTCCGGAATCCGCAAAACCATTGCGAAAGCTATGGTTCATTCAAAACAAACGGCACCTCATGTCACATTGATGGACGAAGTGGACGTGACAAATTTAGTGGCCCATCGCAAAAAATTCAAAGACATTGCAGCGGAGAAGGGCATCAAGTTAACTTACTTGCCATATGTAGTAAAGGCATTGGTCGCAATGCTTCGTGAATTTCCAGAATTCAATCGTTCCTTTGACGATGCAACAGAAGAAATCATTCAAAAACATTACTATAATGTAGGAATTGCTGCAGATACGGAGCGTGGACTCCTCGTTCCGGTCATCAAACATGCCGATAAAAAATCCATTTTTGCATTGGCAAAAGAAATTAATGAGTTGGCAACAAAGGCGCGCGAAGGCAAACTGGCTCCTAATGAGATGAAGGGCGGTTCCATGTCCATTACGAATATAGGATCTGCTGGAGGTCAATGGTTTACGCCGGTCATTAATTATCCGGAAATTGCAATTTTAGGGCTTGGAAGAATTTCAGAAAAGCCTATAATAAAAGAAGGTGAAATTATTGCAGCACCTATGTTAGCATTATCATTGAGCTTTGATCATCGTTTGATCGATGGCGCATTGGCTCAAAATGCGTTAAATTATCTAAAACAATTAATTAGTGATCCAGAACTTTTATTAATGGAGGCGTAA
- a CDS encoding alpha-ketoacid dehydrogenase subunit beta produces MAQMTMIQAITDALRTELKNDENVLVFGEDVGVNGGVFRATEGLQKEFGVDRVFDTPLAESGIGGLAIGLALQGFRPVPEIQFFGFVYEVMDSISGQMARYRYRTGGTYKMPITIRSPFGGGVQTPEMHSDSLEGLMAQQPGLKVVIPSTPYDAKGLLISAIRDDDPVIFLEHLKLYRSFRQEVPEGEYTIPIGKADVKREGKDLSIFAYGLMVHESIKAAEELEKEGYSVEVVDLRTVQPLDIETIVASVEKTNRAIVVQEAQKQAGIAANVVAEIMERAVWSLEAPVLRVAAPDTVYPFPQAENVWLPNYKDIIETAKKVLTF; encoded by the coding sequence GCACAAATGACAATGATTCAAGCGATTACAGATGCGTTAAGAACAGAATTAAAAAATGATGAAAATGTATTGGTGTTCGGGGAAGACGTCGGCGTCAACGGCGGTGTGTTCCGGGCAACAGAAGGGTTACAAAAGGAATTTGGAGTGGATCGGGTTTTTGATACTCCTCTTGCTGAATCGGGAATCGGTGGGCTTGCAATAGGGTTGGCATTACAAGGCTTCCGTCCGGTTCCAGAAATTCAATTTTTCGGATTTGTCTATGAAGTAATGGATTCTATTAGCGGTCAAATGGCCCGCTATCGTTACCGTACTGGCGGAACGTATAAAATGCCAATTACGATTCGTTCACCATTTGGCGGTGGTGTGCAAACTCCTGAGATGCACTCAGATAGTTTGGAAGGATTGATGGCTCAACAACCAGGATTAAAAGTAGTCATTCCTTCAACGCCATATGATGCAAAAGGATTGTTAATTTCAGCAATCCGCGATGATGATCCGGTCATCTTTTTAGAACATTTAAAATTGTATCGCTCCTTCCGCCAAGAAGTGCCAGAGGGAGAGTATACAATTCCAATCGGCAAAGCGGACGTTAAACGAGAAGGAAAAGATTTATCTATTTTTGCCTATGGACTTATGGTGCATGAAAGTATAAAAGCGGCAGAAGAATTAGAAAAAGAAGGATACTCTGTTGAAGTGGTCGACCTTCGCACAGTGCAGCCTCTTGATATTGAAACAATCGTTGCTTCTGTTGAAAAAACAAATCGAGCTATCGTTGTTCAAGAGGCGCAAAAACAAGCTGGCATTGCGGCAAATGTTGTGGCGGAAATCATGGAAAGAGCAGTGTGGAGTTTAGAGGCACCTGTTTTAAGAGTTGCAGCACCGGATACAGTTTATCCATTCCCGCAAGCTGAAAATGTATGGCTGCCAAATTATAAAGACATTATTGAAACAGCGAAAAAAGTATTGACATTTTAA
- the lpdA gene encoding dihydrolipoyl dehydrogenase: MVVGDFPIEIDTLVVGAGPGGYVAAIRAAQTGQKVTVVEKNEVGGVCLNVGCIPSKALISVAHRYENAKHSEDMGVIASDVKLDFSKVQAFKDSVVKKLTGGVAGLLKGNNVDVIKGEAYFIDANTVRVVNGDNAQTYKFKNAILATGSRPVEIPTFKYSDRVLNSTGALNLKELPKKLVVIGGGYIGTELGTAYANFGTEVTILEGGSDILAGFEKQMTQIVKKGLKKKGVTIEVNALAKGVEETENGVIVTYEVNGEEKKVEADYVLVTVGRRPNTDELGLEQIGIEFGERGLIKVDKQCRTNIPNIYAIGDIVPGPQLAHKASYEGKVAAEAIAGHKSVVDYLAIPAVCFTDPEMASVGYSEEQAKAEGIEVTVAKFPFAANGRALALNQTEGFVKLVARKEDGLIIGGQIVGAGASDMISEICLAIEGGMTAEDIALTIHPHPTLGEITMETAEVLLGNPIHIISK, from the coding sequence ATGGTAGTAGGAGATTTTCCAATTGAAATCGACACACTCGTAGTCGGAGCGGGTCCTGGTGGATATGTAGCTGCGATTCGTGCGGCACAAACTGGGCAAAAAGTGACAGTTGTTGAAAAAAATGAAGTGGGCGGCGTATGCTTAAACGTTGGATGTATCCCTTCAAAAGCATTGATTTCTGTTGCTCACCGTTATGAAAATGCGAAACATTCAGAAGATATGGGCGTTATTGCATCTGATGTAAAACTTGACTTTTCAAAAGTTCAAGCATTCAAAGATAGCGTAGTGAAAAAATTAACTGGCGGGGTAGCCGGTTTATTAAAAGGAAATAATGTAGACGTTATCAAAGGTGAAGCATATTTTATTGATGCAAACACTGTTCGCGTTGTAAACGGTGACAATGCTCAAACTTACAAATTTAAAAATGCTATTCTAGCTACAGGTTCACGTCCTGTAGAAATCCCAACATTCAAATATTCTGACCGCGTATTGAACTCCACTGGCGCATTAAATCTAAAAGAATTGCCTAAAAAATTAGTGGTTATCGGCGGTGGATATATCGGTACAGAATTAGGTACTGCATATGCTAACTTCGGTACAGAAGTAACAATTCTTGAAGGTGGAAGCGACATTTTAGCCGGATTTGAAAAACAAATGACTCAAATCGTGAAAAAAGGTCTGAAGAAAAAAGGCGTGACAATTGAAGTGAACGCCCTTGCTAAAGGTGTAGAAGAAACAGAAAATGGCGTAATCGTTACTTATGAAGTAAACGGCGAAGAGAAAAAAGTAGAAGCAGATTACGTACTTGTAACAGTTGGACGCAGACCAAACACAGATGAACTTGGTCTTGAACAAATCGGCATCGAGTTTGGCGAAAGAGGATTAATTAAAGTTGATAAACAATGCCGTACAAATATTCCAAATATCTATGCAATCGGTGATATTGTTCCTGGTCCACAACTTGCTCACAAAGCTTCTTATGAAGGAAAAGTTGCTGCTGAAGCAATTGCCGGACATAAATCTGTTGTTGACTACTTAGCAATTCCAGCAGTTTGCTTCACTGATCCAGAAATGGCATCTGTTGGATATAGCGAAGAGCAAGCAAAAGCGGAAGGCATCGAAGTAACGGTTGCGAAATTCCCATTTGCTGCAAACGGCCGTGCATTAGCATTAAATCAAACAGAAGGTTTTGTGAAACTTGTTGCACGTAAAGAAGATGGCCTTATCATCGGTGGACAAATTGTAGGTGCAGGTGCTTCTGATATGATTTCTGAAATCTGCCTAGCAATCGAAGGCGGTATGACAGCTGAAGACATCGCTCTTACAATTCACCCGCATCCAACATTGGGCGAAATCACAATGGAAACTGCCGAAGTACTATTAGGCAATCCAATTCATATCATTTCAAAATAA